One Halobaculum sp. CBA1158 DNA segment encodes these proteins:
- the msrB gene encoding peptide-methionine (R)-S-oxide reductase MsrB, protein MSDPAEATPEGDAAADDDLTDADDLPDTNDLPDGDDLPDSEAEWRERLTDEQYRILRERGTEARFSGEHVDRDDDGVYTCAGCGTVVFDSETKYDSGCGWPSFYAADDSKVTLTEDDRHGMSRVEVNCAVCDGHLGHVFQDGPEPTGERFCINSAALEFESDE, encoded by the coding sequence ATGAGCGATCCCGCAGAGGCGACTCCCGAGGGCGACGCCGCCGCCGACGATGACCTGACTGACGCCGACGACCTGCCTGACACCAACGACCTGCCCGACGGCGACGACCTGCCCGACAGCGAGGCCGAGTGGCGCGAACGACTGACCGACGAGCAGTACCGGATCCTTCGCGAGCGCGGCACGGAGGCGCGCTTCTCCGGCGAGCACGTCGACCGCGACGACGACGGCGTCTACACGTGCGCCGGCTGTGGCACCGTCGTCTTCGACTCCGAGACGAAGTACGACTCCGGGTGCGGGTGGCCGAGCTTCTACGCCGCCGACGACTCGAAGGTGACGCTGACCGAGGACGACCGCCACGGCATGTCCCGCGTCGAGGTGAACTGCGCCGTCTGCGACGGCCACCTCGGGCACGTGTTCCAGGACGGTCCCGAACCGACCGGCGAGCGCTTCTGTATCAACTCCGCCGCCCTCGAGTTCGAATCCGACGAATGA
- a CDS encoding HAD family hydrolase, translating into MVYDAIVFDNDGVLVGRTHYDVLHEAAWDAFEALSVADPDPDHVESMVVGVSPGQVEEVCDTYDLTPREFWAMRDRTAFEAQRREVREGNKRLYDDIDVLRDLSAPLGIVSSNQHETVEFLLDHFGVRDLFDTAYGREPTVESLRLKKPNSHYIDRALADLEADTALFVGDNESDIEAADNAGVDSAFIRRPHREDWNLSVTPTYDIDGLDDLRAICH; encoded by the coding sequence ATGGTGTACGACGCGATCGTCTTCGACAACGACGGGGTGCTCGTGGGGCGCACCCACTACGACGTGCTCCACGAGGCCGCCTGGGACGCCTTCGAGGCGCTCTCGGTGGCCGACCCCGACCCCGACCACGTCGAGTCGATGGTCGTCGGCGTCTCGCCCGGGCAGGTCGAGGAGGTGTGCGACACCTACGACCTCACGCCGCGGGAGTTCTGGGCGATGCGCGACCGGACGGCCTTCGAGGCCCAGCGCCGCGAGGTCCGCGAGGGCAACAAGCGCCTGTACGACGACATCGACGTGTTACGTGACCTCTCGGCCCCCCTCGGGATCGTCTCCTCGAACCAGCATGAGACGGTGGAGTTCCTCCTCGACCACTTCGGCGTCCGCGACCTCTTCGACACAGCCTACGGCCGCGAGCCGACCGTCGAGAGCCTCCGCCTGAAGAAACCCAACAGCCACTACATCGACCGGGCGCTCGCGGACCTCGAGGCCGACACCGCGCTGTTCGTCGGCGACAACGAGTCCGACATCGAGGCCGCCGACAACGCCGGCGTCGACTCGGCGTTCATCCGCCGTCCGCACCGCGAGGACTGGAACCTCTCGGTCACGCCCACCTACGACATCGACGGACTCGACGACCTTCGGGCGATCTGTCATTGA
- a CDS encoding FAD-dependent oxidoreductase, which translates to MAHIGIVGAGLAGVGAAYALRESDHEVTLLEKSRGVGGRAATRRRNDCVYDHGANYVKERDDRTTDLIRELGEEGLVDEIGPVWTFERDGEIDPSDREEERKYTWEAGITQFAKRLLARTDADVHKTTRVESLARDPEDDAWTATDADGDDHGPFDAIVLTPPAPQTADLLRATDWPDDDGALEALATAVEDVPFRTIRTLVFGYDFSLDVPWYAAVNTDTEHEVGWLAREECKPGHVPDGETLLIAQMSPEWSSDHYDDSLEDAAEAGASLVAGLVDDGRLEDPEWVDDQGWRYALPNAGLDLDADDGARSRARDAGLYVAGDWVAGAGRVHEALWNGVDTGEAVADRL; encoded by the coding sequence ATGGCACACATCGGCATCGTCGGTGCGGGCCTCGCCGGCGTCGGCGCGGCGTACGCGCTCCGGGAGTCGGACCACGAGGTGACGCTGCTCGAGAAGTCCCGGGGCGTCGGCGGCCGGGCGGCGACCCGTCGGCGAAACGACTGCGTGTACGACCACGGCGCGAACTACGTGAAAGAGCGCGACGACCGCACGACCGATCTGATCCGCGAGTTGGGCGAGGAGGGACTCGTCGACGAGATCGGTCCCGTGTGGACGTTCGAGCGCGACGGCGAGATCGACCCCAGCGACCGCGAGGAGGAGCGCAAGTACACCTGGGAAGCGGGAATCACCCAATTCGCCAAGCGCCTGCTCGCGCGGACGGACGCGGACGTGCACAAGACCACCCGCGTCGAGTCGCTGGCGCGCGACCCCGAGGACGACGCCTGGACCGCGACCGACGCCGACGGCGACGACCACGGCCCGTTCGACGCGATCGTGCTCACGCCGCCGGCCCCCCAGACGGCCGACCTGCTCCGGGCGACCGACTGGCCCGACGACGACGGCGCGCTCGAGGCGCTGGCGACGGCAGTCGAGGACGTGCCCTTCCGGACGATCCGCACGCTGGTGTTCGGCTACGACTTCTCGCTCGACGTGCCGTGGTACGCCGCGGTCAACACCGACACCGAACACGAGGTCGGCTGGCTCGCCCGCGAGGAGTGCAAGCCCGGGCACGTGCCCGACGGCGAGACGCTGCTCATCGCGCAGATGAGCCCCGAGTGGTCGAGCGACCACTACGACGACTCCCTCGAGGACGCCGCCGAGGCCGGGGCGTCGCTGGTCGCGGGCCTCGTCGACGACGGCCGCCTCGAGGACCCCGAGTGGGTCGACGACCAGGGGTGGCGCTACGCGCTCCCGAACGCCGGACTCGACCTCGACGCGGACGACGGCGCGCGCTCCCGCGCTCGCGACGCGGGGCTGTACGTCGCCGGCGACTGGGTCGCCGGAGCGGGTCGCGTCCACGAGGCGCTGTGGAACGGCGTCGACACCGGCGAGGCGGTCGCCGACCGACTGTAA
- a CDS encoding beta-ribofuranosylaminobenzene 5'-phosphate synthase family protein produces the protein MPADPGDADGDVSRPVTVESGARLHFGFGNLSLAHERIYGAVGVGLAEPRVRLAVEPAGSVVAADDAVARAADRACDLLGVPGARVAVEESLPRHMGLGSGTQLTLATLAGIARAHGLAPRVRERAPALGRGGRSGVGVATFEDGGFVLDAGHPTGRFTTDRPADGDWRVPAVAARHRVPDDWRFLLVVPDADPGRSGDGEDSAIRRAVEDADPAVADRVAGTIQRRLLPAVAEGSAERFGAAVDEIGRLNGVWFADEQGGVYRPPVGDLVARLGDDPAVFGAGQSSWGPTVYGVTDRDRADAARSAGERALAAAGVDGDVRVVEASNRGARIRAGDEGRAGDDNGDGD, from the coding sequence ATGCCGGCCGATCCCGGTGACGCCGACGGCGACGTTTCCCGCCCGGTGACGGTCGAGTCCGGCGCGCGCCTCCACTTCGGCTTCGGCAACCTCTCGCTGGCGCACGAGCGCATCTACGGCGCGGTCGGCGTCGGCCTCGCCGAGCCGCGGGTCCGGCTCGCCGTCGAGCCCGCCGGGTCGGTCGTCGCCGCCGACGACGCGGTCGCCCGGGCCGCCGACCGCGCGTGCGACCTGCTCGGGGTTCCGGGTGCCCGCGTCGCCGTCGAGGAGTCGCTCCCGCGGCACATGGGGCTGGGGAGCGGGACGCAGCTCACCCTCGCGACGCTCGCGGGGATCGCCCGGGCGCACGGGCTGGCCCCTCGCGTTCGCGAGCGCGCGCCGGCGCTCGGACGGGGCGGTCGCTCGGGGGTCGGCGTCGCGACGTTCGAGGACGGCGGGTTCGTCCTCGACGCGGGCCACCCGACCGGCCGGTTCACGACCGACCGCCCGGCCGACGGCGACTGGCGGGTGCCGGCGGTGGCGGCCCGTCACCGCGTCCCCGACGACTGGCGCTTCCTGCTGGTCGTCCCTGACGCCGACCCCGGACGCTCGGGCGACGGCGAGGACTCCGCGATCCGCAGGGCCGTCGAGGACGCCGACCCGGCGGTCGCCGACCGCGTCGCGGGGACGATCCAGCGGCGGCTTCTCCCCGCGGTCGCCGAGGGGTCGGCCGAGCGCTTCGGCGCGGCCGTCGACGAGATCGGTCGACTCAACGGCGTCTGGTTCGCCGACGAGCAAGGCGGCGTCTACCGGCCGCCCGTCGGCGACCTGGTCGCCCGCCTCGGCGACGACCCCGCGGTCTTCGGCGCGGGCCAGTCGTCGTGGGGGCCGACGGTGTACGGCGTCACCGACCGCGATCGGGCGGATGCGGCCCGTTCGGCCGGTGAACGCGCGCTGGCTGCGGCGGGCGTCGACGGCGACGTTCGGGTCGTCGAGGCGAGCAACCGCGGTGCGCGGATCCGCGCCGGCGACGAGGGACGTGCCGGCGACGACAACGGAGACGGTGACTGA
- a CDS encoding HTR-like protein has translation MDRIPFGVSQLDRVLGGGAPEGNVVLVAGEAGAGAREFAYTSAAMNALARVDRELFDLYYDDIAAEAAVPPEVHYLSFTTGADYLERELRYTMDDEIVDAAVDGIEFVDLSPEYFQLSTIPREWYMGTTSSITDLGKAGNRDGVLTALGEYLTEHAAGNLVVIDSITDLVGASGGEVEWEDVAMLVRGLGKAAHSWGGLLLALVNVDTISDNQFGQLMDGSGGTLQFSWESGGSKRARTMVVREFRGVLSQLESENIVRFETEIHDGGLDISDVRKIR, from the coding sequence ATGGACCGGATCCCGTTCGGCGTGAGCCAACTCGACAGGGTGCTCGGCGGCGGCGCGCCCGAGGGGAACGTCGTCCTCGTGGCCGGCGAGGCGGGGGCCGGCGCGCGCGAGTTCGCCTACACCAGCGCCGCGATGAACGCGCTCGCTCGCGTCGATCGGGAGCTGTTCGACCTCTACTACGACGACATCGCGGCCGAGGCCGCCGTGCCGCCGGAGGTGCACTACCTCTCGTTTACCACCGGCGCAGACTACCTCGAGCGCGAGTTACGCTATACGATGGACGACGAGATAGTCGACGCGGCCGTCGACGGGATCGAGTTCGTCGACCTCTCGCCGGAGTACTTCCAGCTATCGACGATCCCCCGTGAGTGGTACATGGGAACCACCAGCTCGATCACGGACCTCGGAAAGGCGGGCAACCGCGACGGCGTGCTCACGGCGCTCGGTGAGTACCTCACGGAGCACGCGGCGGGGAATCTGGTCGTCATCGATTCCATCACCGACCTCGTCGGGGCGTCCGGCGGCGAGGTCGAGTGGGAGGACGTCGCGATGCTCGTTCGGGGGCTCGGCAAGGCCGCCCACTCGTGGGGTGGACTCCTCCTGGCGCTGGTCAACGTCGACACGATCTCCGATAACCAGTTCGGCCAGCTCATGGACGGCAGCGGGGGAACGCTCCAGTTCAGCTGGGAGTCCGGCGGGTCCAAGCGCGCCCGGACGATGGTCGTCCGGGAGTTCCGCGGCGTGCTCTCGCAGTTAGAATCGGAGAACATCGTCCGCTTCGAGACGGAGATCCACGACGGCGGTCTCGACATCAGCGACGTGCGGAAGATCCGATAA